The following are from one region of the Vitis riparia cultivar Riparia Gloire de Montpellier isolate 1030 chromosome 9, EGFV_Vit.rip_1.0, whole genome shotgun sequence genome:
- the LOC117921610 gene encoding chaperone protein dnaJ 8, chloroplastic-like yields the protein MAVSGVGEMIGAGGSSPWIQLRDRWSRKKANRSRVSRVSASLNLTDPYKTLRIQPGASESEVKKAFRRLALQYHPDVCRGSNCGVQFHLINEAYDTVMSNFREESTSTGEMFEEIDESMRGYDDPDWELWEEWMGWEGAGIRDYSSHINPYI from the exons ATGGCGGTGAGTGGTGTTGGTGAGATGATCGGTGCCGGAGGATCTTCTCCCTGGATTCAGTTGAGGGATCGATGGTCCAGAAAGAAGGCGAATCGATCTAGGGTTTCTCGTGTCTCTGCGTCTCTCAATCTCACTGATCCCTACAAGACTCTTCGGATTCAACCTGGTGCTTCTGAATCTGAAGTGAAAAAGGCTTTCAGACGATTAGCTTTGCAG tATCATCCGGATGTGTGCAGAGGAAGCAATTGCGGTGTACAGTTTCACCTCATCAACGAAGCTTACGAT ACTGTGATGAGCAATTTCAGGGAAGAATCGACAAGCACGGGGGAGATGTTCGAGGAGATAGACGAATCCATGAGAGGATATGACGATCCTGATTGGGAGTTGTGGGAAGAGTGGATGGGATGGGAAGGAGCTGGAATTCGCGACTATTCATCTCATATCAATCcctatatttga